From a single Candidatus Binatia bacterium genomic region:
- a CDS encoding cytochrome c3 family protein has protein sequence MAQAFKPSSNTYARLILGGVGVLGGLALLGLYRFNTLSFVTRQQEAREQPIQFSHKHHNGELGIDCRYCHTSVEDSTFAGVPPTQICMNCHSQMWKDAPFLEPVRASYRTGESLQWTRVHDLPDFVYFNHAAHISKGVGCASCHGDMTKMNLTYSVAPLTMGWCLDCHRDPANAIRPKEKVFDLTWKPEDEPDRPSQRELGEKLVKQYHVEPRTDCSTCHR, from the coding sequence ATGGCCCAGGCTTTCAAACCGAGCAGCAATACCTATGCACGGCTGATCCTCGGCGGCGTCGGGGTTTTAGGCGGTCTGGCCCTTCTCGGGCTCTACCGCTTCAACACCCTGTCGTTCGTCACGCGCCAGCAGGAGGCGCGGGAACAGCCGATCCAGTTCAGTCACAAGCATCACAACGGCGAGCTCGGCATCGATTGCCGCTATTGCCACACCTCGGTCGAGGACTCGACGTTTGCAGGTGTGCCGCCGACCCAGATCTGCATGAACTGCCATTCGCAGATGTGGAAGGATGCTCCGTTCCTCGAGCCCGTGCGCGCCAGTTATCGCACCGGCGAATCCCTCCAGTGGACACGCGTCCACGACCTGCCCGACTTCGTCTACTTCAATCACGCGGCGCACATCTCCAAGGGTGTCGGCTGCGCGAGCTGTCACGGCGACATGACGAAGATGAACCTGACGTACTCGGTCGCGCCGCTGACGATGGGCTGGTGCCTCGACTGTCACCGCGATCCGGCGAACGCGATCCGGCCAAAAGAGAAGGTGTTCGACCTGACGTGGAAGCCTGAAGACGAGCCCGACCGTCCCTCGCAGCGCGAGCTGGGCGAGAAGCTGGTCAAGCAATACCACGTCGAGCCGCGTACCGACTGCTCGACCTGCCATCGCTAG
- a CDS encoding DUF748 domain-containing protein, producing the protein MGDTDGGNDKEAAQGTAVPVKRRRRWPWILLASLVLLVVALRAALPSITERGAAAASRYWLGLPVHVDEATFDLRHGDVLLEGVTIGAAADDVSVGDALLHAPPVDAGKALLHLGRLELHLSWDELRQHTVHLLALSLDAPTVRVVRESDGTINPLLHARPLAPPPPPETAPAAPSQPWTIVVDQFALRTPDVQINDPATSQELLDFSLEKLALDHVRLAGADFKLGGVDIEGPKLRVRRDLVLARASAPANAPPAASNAAPAGTVADAAAAPDANAPAAPQPAGDAKPATPASAAETTHEARTASGEHAPAPPASAAGYHIEKIDIARATFTWISDKGPLDVAMTLRASDVSADQGKSFPIDLELEIGDGRLALNGNVGVLPPSYDGKLKWEKLPFPPLLLASLPDIAAWLHTASAGADLTIDADIAGAHGPPAIHLSGKVDVDTLAISDPGGDEVALGWKELDVAIGELLVPLPEPGKAARTTIAHFDDVRLVEPKILYTLPSPSLNALLGIKPASPSPPDAAQNGTQNVTKDKATSAPVTGKAGSAPAKASNAASKASGARANPPQAAETVTLQATPAASVAPAPVDVQVASLELESGDLTLVDTTVNPAVTSNMRQLAVSAHSVHFPDPSAQDIKVRAVLAQSSELAVDGQLRAGNNGDFTLSLKGLDLPALSPYASAAAGASLDAGQASAKSRVSLKGAATKIDTDLVLRNLGLSLHDPSSFDRQFGMPIDLALALLRNPAGDIHLTIPVTIDAKGAQVSTGAIIASALKDALVGAVTAPLKLLGAAFGGGSSGGAGGGFGVAPIASVPGEAEPGADAAARADSLAKLLAERPAMSLTLRGRTGAADRPLLAEQMLGQRVRSGKGLPDMKGVSFLAKRRLGQAFLARDRAAGARAGSPAALSSDDQALYDRYVAGQDVPAESLDALAKSRGEKVRELLLARKVAEGRVSVGARDADGDPGVVIGLAPAKAPAAPASAALAKVPGLPMKKKKP; encoded by the coding sequence ATGGGCGATACAGACGGCGGCAACGACAAAGAAGCCGCGCAGGGCACTGCCGTGCCCGTGAAGCGGCGGCGGCGCTGGCCGTGGATCCTGCTTGCCAGCCTCGTCCTGCTCGTCGTGGCGCTTCGCGCCGCGCTGCCGTCGATCACCGAACGCGGCGCGGCCGCCGCCTCGCGCTACTGGCTCGGCCTCCCGGTGCACGTCGACGAGGCGACCTTCGATCTTCGCCACGGCGACGTGCTTCTGGAGGGAGTGACGATCGGGGCCGCCGCCGACGACGTATCCGTCGGCGACGCCTTGCTTCACGCGCCGCCGGTCGATGCCGGCAAGGCCCTGCTGCACCTCGGGCGTCTCGAGCTGCATCTTTCGTGGGACGAGCTGCGCCAGCACACGGTGCACCTGCTCGCGCTGTCGCTCGATGCACCGACCGTGCGAGTGGTCCGCGAGAGCGACGGCACCATCAATCCGCTGCTCCATGCCAGGCCGCTTGCTCCGCCGCCGCCGCCCGAGACTGCACCGGCCGCGCCGTCCCAGCCGTGGACGATCGTCGTCGATCAGTTCGCGCTGCGCACACCGGACGTGCAGATCAACGATCCGGCGACGAGCCAGGAGCTGCTCGATTTCTCGCTCGAGAAGCTCGCGCTCGACCACGTGCGACTGGCCGGAGCCGATTTCAAGCTCGGCGGCGTCGATATCGAGGGACCGAAGCTGCGCGTCAGGCGCGACCTCGTGCTCGCGCGTGCCTCTGCACCGGCCAACGCGCCGCCGGCAGCTTCGAACGCTGCGCCTGCCGGTACTGTTGCCGATGCTGCAGCCGCTCCGGATGCCAATGCTCCGGCTGCACCGCAGCCGGCCGGCGACGCGAAACCGGCGACGCCGGCTTCGGCAGCAGAGACCACGCACGAGGCCAGGACTGCGAGCGGAGAGCACGCACCGGCGCCGCCTGCATCCGCTGCCGGCTATCACATCGAGAAGATCGACATTGCGCGCGCAACCTTTACGTGGATCAGCGACAAGGGGCCGCTGGACGTCGCGATGACGCTGCGCGCGTCGGATGTCAGCGCGGACCAGGGCAAGTCGTTCCCGATCGATCTCGAGCTGGAAATCGGCGACGGGCGCCTCGCGCTGAACGGCAACGTCGGCGTGCTGCCTCCTTCGTACGACGGCAAGCTGAAGTGGGAGAAGCTTCCGTTCCCGCCGCTTCTGCTCGCCTCGCTGCCGGATATCGCTGCGTGGCTGCACACGGCAAGCGCGGGGGCCGATCTCACGATCGACGCCGACATCGCCGGCGCTCACGGTCCTCCCGCAATTCATCTTTCCGGCAAGGTCGACGTCGACACGCTCGCGATTTCCGATCCGGGTGGCGACGAGGTCGCGCTCGGATGGAAGGAGCTCGACGTTGCGATCGGCGAGCTGCTGGTGCCGCTGCCGGAGCCCGGAAAAGCCGCGCGCACGACGATCGCGCATTTCGACGACGTGCGCCTGGTCGAGCCGAAGATCCTGTACACGCTGCCGTCGCCGTCGCTCAACGCGCTGCTCGGGATCAAGCCGGCGAGCCCGTCGCCGCCGGATGCGGCGCAGAATGGGACGCAGAATGTGACGAAGGACAAAGCGACTTCCGCGCCCGTTACCGGAAAGGCGGGGAGCGCGCCTGCGAAAGCATCGAACGCAGCATCGAAAGCATCGGGCGCGCGGGCAAATCCGCCGCAGGCCGCAGAGACCGTGACGCTGCAGGCCACGCCTGCGGCATCGGTGGCGCCGGCGCCCGTCGACGTCCAGGTTGCATCCCTCGAGCTCGAATCCGGAGACCTGACGCTCGTCGATACGACCGTCAATCCTGCGGTCACTTCGAACATGAGACAGCTCGCGGTCTCGGCGCACTCCGTGCACTTCCCGGATCCGTCCGCGCAGGACATCAAGGTGCGCGCCGTGCTTGCGCAGAGCAGCGAGCTTGCCGTCGACGGCCAGCTCCGCGCGGGAAACAACGGGGATTTCACGCTGTCGCTGAAAGGCCTGGATCTTCCGGCGCTCAGTCCTTACGCGTCCGCGGCGGCCGGCGCCTCGCTGGACGCGGGCCAGGCTTCGGCAAAATCGCGCGTCTCGCTGAAAGGTGCGGCGACGAAGATCGATACCGATCTCGTGCTGCGCAACCTCGGCTTGTCGCTTCACGATCCGTCGTCGTTCGATCGCCAGTTCGGCATGCCGATCGACCTTGCGCTCGCGCTGCTTCGAAATCCCGCCGGCGACATCCATCTGACGATCCCGGTGACGATCGACGCCAAGGGCGCCCAGGTCTCGACGGGCGCGATCATTGCGAGCGCCCTGAAGGATGCGCTGGTCGGAGCGGTGACGGCGCCGCTGAAGCTGCTCGGAGCAGCGTTCGGGGGCGGCAGTAGCGGCGGCGCAGGCGGCGGCTTCGGCGTTGCGCCGATCGCGAGCGTGCCGGGCGAGGCCGAGCCGGGCGCGGACGCCGCCGCAAGGGCGGATTCGCTGGCGAAACTGCTCGCGGAGCGGCCGGCGATGTCACTGACGCTGCGCGGTCGCACGGGAGCCGCCGACAGACCGCTTCTGGCCGAGCAGATGCTCGGCCAGAGGGTGCGCTCCGGAAAGGGCCTGCCCGACATGAAAGGAGTGAGCTTTCTCGCAAAGCGCCGCCTCGGCCAGGCCTTCCTCGCCCGCGACCGCGCGGCGGGTGCGAGAGCCGGGAGCCCGGCCGCCCTCAGCAGCGACGACCAGGCGCTGTACGATCGTTATGTCGCTGGGCAGGACGTGCCTGCCGAGAGCCTCGATGCGCTCGCAAAGTCGCGCGGCGAAAAGGTTCGTGAGCTTCTGCTCGCCAGGAAAGTCGCCGAAGGGCGCGTATCCGTCGGCGCACGCGACGCGGACGGGGATCCAGGCGTGGTCATCGGTCTTGCGCCGGCCAAGGCCCCCGCAGCTCCGGCGTCGGCGGCATTGGCCAAGGTCCCCGGTTTGCCGATGAAGAAGAAAAAGCCGTAA